A section of the Desulfofalx alkaliphila DSM 12257 genome encodes:
- the guaB gene encoding IMP dehydrogenase: MYPDKFAKEGLTFDDVLLVPAASEVLPRDVDTSVNLTQKIKLNIPIMSAGMDTVTESRMAIAIAREGGIGVIHKNMTIEEQALEVDRVKRSEHGVIWDPIFLSPQHTINDAESLMSRYRISGVPITQEDGKLVGILTNRDLRFIKDYNQPIGNVMTKDNLVTAPVGTTLVEAQDILQQYKVEKLPIVDDNYVLKGLITIKDIEKARQFPHSAKDSRGRLLVAAAVGVSAETEERLSALVKAKVDVIVVDTAHGHSKYVIETVKYIKQNYPEIDVIAGNVATAEATKKLIEAGADAVKVGIGPGSICTTRVVTGVGVPQVTAIYDCAMEAKKYKIPIIADGGVKYSGDITKAIAAGGNVVMLGSILAGTEESPGEIEIYQGRSYKVYRGMGSLGAMKKGSKDRYFQDNALKLVPEGVEGRVPYKGTLSDTVFQLMGGLRAGMGYCGCKNINDLQTKTKFVRITGASLKESHPHGVNITKEAPNYNF; encoded by the coding sequence ATGTATCCCGATAAATTTGCAAAAGAGGGATTAACTTTTGATGATGTTTTACTTGTACCTGCAGCTTCTGAGGTGCTACCCCGAGACGTTGACACCTCAGTGAATCTCACACAAAAAATTAAATTGAACATTCCAATAATGAGTGCAGGAATGGATACAGTTACTGAATCCCGCATGGCTATAGCCATAGCCCGGGAGGGTGGGATTGGTGTAATTCATAAGAATATGACTATAGAAGAGCAGGCTTTAGAGGTGGACCGGGTAAAACGTTCAGAACATGGAGTAATATGGGATCCGATATTTCTGTCACCTCAACACACCATTAATGATGCAGAATCCCTAATGTCCCGCTACCGCATATCCGGCGTACCCATCACCCAAGAAGACGGCAAACTGGTGGGTATACTGACCAATAGGGATTTAAGATTTATTAAGGACTATAACCAACCGATAGGTAATGTAATGACCAAGGACAACCTAGTAACTGCACCGGTTGGCACCACCTTGGTAGAAGCTCAAGATATATTGCAGCAGTATAAGGTAGAAAAACTGCCCATAGTCGATGATAATTACGTATTAAAAGGCTTAATTACAATTAAAGACATTGAAAAAGCAAGACAGTTCCCTCATTCAGCTAAGGACAGTCGAGGCCGACTGCTGGTGGCGGCTGCTGTGGGAGTATCCGCAGAAACAGAAGAGCGGTTGAGTGCATTAGTTAAGGCTAAGGTTGACGTTATTGTAGTAGATACTGCCCACGGACATTCTAAATATGTTATCGAAACAGTAAAATACATAAAACAGAATTATCCGGAAATAGATGTTATTGCGGGCAATGTGGCCACGGCAGAAGCCACTAAAAAACTTATAGAAGCCGGTGCCGATGCGGTAAAGGTTGGTATTGGACCCGGTTCTATATGTACCACCAGGGTGGTAACCGGTGTAGGGGTTCCACAAGTTACGGCAATTTACGACTGTGCTATGGAAGCTAAAAAATATAAGATCCCAATTATAGCTGACGGAGGAGTTAAATATTCCGGAGATATTACCAAGGCCATTGCTGCCGGAGGAAATGTGGTAATGCTAGGTAGTATATTGGCCGGCACAGAGGAAAGTCCCGGGGAAATAGAAATATATCAAGGTCGCAGCTACAAAGTTTATCGCGGCATGGGCTCATTGGGAGCAATGAAAAAGGGTAGTAAGGATCGTTATTTCCAAGACAATGCATTGAAATTGGTACCGGAGGGAGTAGAGGGTAGGGTACCCTATAAGGGAACACTTTCTGATACTGTGTTTCAGTTGATGGGCGGCTTAAGGGCAGGAATGGGTTATTGTGGATGTAAAAATATTAATGATTTACAGACTAAAACTAAATTTGTCCGAATAACCGGCGCCTCGTTAAAAGAAAGCCACCCCCACGGTGTAAACATTACTAAAGAAGCTCCCAACTACAATTTTTAA